DNA sequence from the Penaeus vannamei isolate JL-2024 chromosome 32, ASM4276789v1, whole genome shotgun sequence genome:
CACTAATGATTTACAAAGTTATGGTATGTAAGTGTCAGTCCCACACAGGCAGTGGGTATAATGGCATCTAATCTAGTTCACAAGAGAGCCACTACACTACTGGCAGGTCCAGAGAAATTCGAGTATCTCGTTTAGCTGTTTTATTGAGGAAGTAGTGTTGGTAGATTTGGTAGCGTGTCGAGGTCAGCTTGGCTTGGTAGCGTGTCGAGGTCAGCTTGGCTTGGTAGCGTGTCGAGGTCAGCTTGGCTTGGTAGCGTGTCTTGATAGCTGGGCTTGGTAGCGTGTCGAGGTCAGCTTGGCTTGGTAGCGTGTCGAGGCCAGCTTGGCTTGGTAGCGTGTCGAGGTCAGCTTGGCTTGGTAGCGTGTCGAGGTCAACTTGGCTTGGTACCGTGTCGAGGTCAGCTTGGCTTGGTAGCGTGTCGAGGTCAGCTTGGCTTGGTAGCGTGTCGAGGTCAGCTGGGCTTGGTAGCGTGTCGAGATCAGCTTGGCTTGGTAGCGTGTCGAGGTCAGCTTGGCTTGGTAGCGCGTCTTGGTAGCTGGGCTTGGTAGCGTGTCGAGGTCAGCTTGGCTTGGTAGCGTGTCGAGGTCAGCTGGGCTTGGTAGCGTGTCGAGGTCAGCTTGGCTTGGTAGCGTGTCGAGGTCAGCTTGGCTTGGTAGCGTGTCGAGGTCAGCTTGGCTTGGTAGCGTGTCGAGGTCAGCTTGGCTTGGTAGCGTGTCGAGGCCAGCTTGGCTTGGTAGCGTGTCGAGGTCAGCTTGGCTTGGTAGCGTGTCGAGGTCAGCTGGGCTTGGTAGCGTGTCGAGGACAGCTTGGCTTGGTAGCGTGTCGAGGTCAGCTTGGCTTGGTAGCGTGTCGAGGTCAGCTGGGCTTGGTATCGTGTCGAGGTCCGGCAGCCCAACGGTAGCCGTGTCCCCGGGGTCAGCTGGGCTTGGTAGCGTGTCAGTCAGCTTGGCTTGGTAGCGTGTGTCGGGTCAGCTGGCGTCTTGGTAGCTGGGCTTGGTAGCGTGTCGAGGTCAGCTTGGTCAACTGGCTGTGCTTGTGTCGAGGTCAGCGTGTGGCTTGGATCAGCGTGTTGGCTTGGTTAGCGTGGGCTTGGTCAGCGTCAGGTCAAGTTTGAAAGCGGCATGTTCGAGATCAGCTTGGCTTGGTAGCGTGTCGAGGTCAGCTTGGCTTGGTAGCGCGTCTTGGTAGCTGGGCTTGGTAGCGTGTCGAGGTCAGCTTGGCTTGGTAGCGTGTCGAGGTCAGCTGGGCTTGGTAGCGCGTCTTGGTAGCTGGGCTTGGTAGCGTGTCTTGGTAGCTGGGCTTGGTAGCGCGTCTTGGTAGCTTGGATTGGCAGCGTGTCGAGGTCAGCTTGGCTACGGGAGGGACGAGGGCCGGGCTCTGTCGACTTATCTCGGGTCGCCCTGGATGGAGACCGCCTCTAGACCGGAAATGTGAGGTCAGGGCAGATGCTCCTGTCGGATGCGTAGCCGTGGGGCGTGAGTGAGGTGTGCTGCCCTCGCCATAATGACCGCCAGATTCATGTTGCAGAGCATATTGCATCGTGCAAGCTCTATGCTGTACCATCCATGAGTGATTCTCAAAATGCACTCCACGCCATGCTCTTATCCTCGACCCACACATCCGGGGCCCCACAACTGCCTTGATCTCACATTTTTCTGTATCAGGGTACAGCTTATTCGTGCGTTGCTATTTTCCGAGATGGAAAGGCAGAAATGATTGCCAATGATCAGGGTAATCGGACCACACCGTCTTACGTGGCCTTTCATGACAGCGAAAGGTTAATCGGAGAAGCAGGCCAAAAATCGGGCTGGATTAAAACCAACTAATACCGTAGGGTGACCCAAGTTACTCGCAGAG
Encoded proteins:
- the LOC138867853 gene encoding putative uncharacterized protein ENSP00000383309; translated protein: MQYALQHESGGHYGEGSTPHSRPTATHPTGASALTSHFRSRGGLHPGRPEISRQSPALVPPVAKLTSTRCQSKLPRRATKPSYQDTLPSPATKTRYQAQLTSTRYQAKLTSTRYQAQLPRRATKPTKLTDTLPSPADPGDTATVGLPDLDTIPSPADLDTLPSQADLDTLPSQAVLDTLPSPADLDTLPSQADLDTLPSQAGLDTLPSQADLDTLPSQADLDTLPSQADLDTLPSQADLDTLPSPADLDTLPSQADLDTLPSPATKTRYQAKLTSTRYQAKLISTRYQAQLTSTRYQAKLTSTRYQAKLTSTRYQAKLTSTRYQAKLTSTRYQAKLASTRYQAKLTSTRYQAQLSRHATKPS